A part of Nitrospinota bacterium genomic DNA contains:
- a CDS encoding glycine--tRNA ligase subunit beta has translation MNNLLLEVLTEELPAGYIPVAARALGEITAKKLAEAGIGHGAIRAYGTPRRLVMVVEGLPEKQEIRTRKVTGPPKKAAVAADGSFTNVALGFAKKHGLGPEALKTESTPKGEYLCVEVQEGGQNTAALFTTLLPQAITSLPFPKTMRWGDGETRFARPLRGIVALLGEQRLSFSMEDLHAGNTTLGHRFTSGGPVTITSPAAYEQILEKAGVIADPEKRLASIEKQFDELAARGLNPIRHAELMEEVCYLTENPVAVVGSFKEKYLELPRELLITVMMHHQRYFPVEGKDGTLTDKFAAFSNIRCADMAPVRAGYERVLEARLSDARFFFDEDRKHPLTHFKKKLSGINYMKGLGTVADRVDRIAVIAAEIAKTVCPSEVTQVITAAELCKADLATQAVFEFPELQGIMGREYAKAEGISGAVAQAIDEHYRPRFSGDGLPSTPLAACVALADKIEALTGCFALGMVPSGSEDPFSLRRHALGIIRILLAGANVGLKQIVTAGIGALPNGLNANAAKAETDLMEFFAGRIKGEFQQRGLTYDVIDAVLAAGFDALPDALKRCEALQAMKSEPYAEALSTTFRRAANISKDHHDATVDEAALTEPAEKALLAALKQCAAKALPLKAAKDYAGVLREIAGIRGAVDAFFDGVMVNDSDEVKRRNRLGLLRQAANLFGDVADFSKLVFKE, from the coding sequence ATGAACAATCTTCTGCTTGAAGTATTGACCGAGGAACTGCCCGCGGGGTACATCCCCGTGGCGGCCCGCGCGCTGGGGGAAATCACCGCGAAAAAGCTGGCCGAAGCCGGCATCGGCCACGGCGCCATCCGCGCCTATGGCACCCCCCGCCGCCTCGTTATGGTGGTGGAGGGTTTGCCCGAAAAACAGGAGATCCGCACCCGCAAGGTAACCGGACCGCCCAAAAAGGCGGCGGTGGCGGCGGACGGCAGCTTTACCAACGTGGCGCTCGGCTTCGCGAAGAAGCACGGTCTCGGCCCCGAAGCGCTGAAAACCGAATCCACCCCCAAAGGGGAATACCTCTGCGTGGAAGTGCAAGAGGGGGGCCAGAACACCGCCGCCCTCTTCACCACCCTGTTGCCACAGGCGATCACATCGCTCCCCTTCCCCAAAACGATGCGCTGGGGTGACGGCGAGACCCGCTTCGCCCGTCCGCTGCGCGGCATCGTGGCGCTGCTGGGTGAACAACGGCTTTCGTTCAGCATGGAAGACCTGCACGCGGGGAATACAACCTTGGGCCACCGCTTCACCTCCGGCGGCCCGGTGACGATCACCTCCCCCGCCGCCTATGAACAGATTTTGGAAAAAGCCGGCGTCATCGCCGATCCGGAAAAACGCCTCGCCTCGATTGAAAAACAGTTCGACGAACTCGCCGCGCGGGGGCTGAACCCCATCCGCCACGCCGAGCTGATGGAAGAGGTCTGCTACCTCACCGAAAACCCGGTGGCGGTTGTCGGCTCCTTCAAGGAAAAATACCTCGAACTCCCGCGCGAACTGCTCATCACCGTGATGATGCACCACCAGCGCTACTTCCCGGTGGAAGGCAAAGACGGGACGTTGACCGATAAATTCGCGGCCTTCAGCAACATCCGCTGCGCCGACATGGCCCCCGTCCGCGCCGGATACGAGCGGGTGCTGGAAGCGCGCCTCTCGGATGCCCGCTTCTTCTTCGATGAAGACCGCAAGCATCCGCTCACGCACTTCAAGAAAAAACTCTCCGGCATCAACTACATGAAAGGTCTCGGCACCGTCGCCGACAGGGTCGACCGTATCGCCGTCATTGCCGCCGAAATCGCCAAAACCGTCTGCCCATCCGAGGTGACGCAGGTAATCACTGCCGCCGAGCTGTGCAAGGCCGATCTCGCCACGCAGGCGGTCTTTGAATTCCCCGAACTGCAAGGGATCATGGGGCGCGAATACGCGAAAGCGGAAGGAATCTCCGGCGCGGTGGCGCAAGCGATTGACGAACACTACCGCCCCCGCTTTTCAGGCGATGGACTTCCTTCAACTCCCCTTGCCGCCTGCGTGGCGCTGGCCGATAAGATCGAGGCGCTGACCGGCTGCTTCGCGCTTGGCATGGTTCCTTCCGGCAGCGAGGATCCGTTCTCACTTCGCCGCCACGCGCTGGGAATCATCCGCATCCTCCTTGCAGGCGCGAATGTAGGGCTAAAACAGATCGTCACCGCGGGTATTGGCGCATTGCCGAACGGCCTTAACGCCAATGCCGCGAAGGCCGAAACCGACCTGATGGAATTTTTCGCCGGCCGCATCAAGGGCGAATTCCAGCAGCGCGGCCTCACCTACGATGTAATTGACGCGGTGCTGGCCGCCGGATTCGATGCGTTGCCGGATGCGCTCAAGCGCTGCGAGGCGTTGCAGGCGATGAAATCCGAGCCGTACGCCGAGGCGCTTTCCACCACCTTCCGCCGCGCCGCCAATATCTCGAAAGACCACCACGATGCAACGGTGGACGAAGCGGCCCTGACCGAACCGGCTGAGAAGGCGTTGCTGGCCGCGCTGAAACAATGCGCGGCGAAGGCGCTCCCCCTGAAAGCGGCGAAAGATTACGCGGGCGTGTTGCGCGAGATCGCGGGCATACGCGGGGCGGTGGACGCCTTCTTCGACGGCGTGATGGTGAACGACAGTGATGAAGTAAAGCGGCGCAACAGGCTGGGGCTTTTGCGCCAAGCGGCAAATCTGTTCGGTGATGTCGCGGACTTTTCCAAACTCGTATTTAAAGAATAA
- the mazG gene encoding nucleoside triphosphate pyrophosphohydrolase yields MNKKLSDLAAIMDQLRDENGCPWDREQSHESLKPYLIEETYEVVEAIESGKPQLLKEELGDLLFQIVFHCRLAKERGEFTLEDVIEFISEKMIRRHPHVFASDDAKTAAEVLGKWEQIKAKEKKRDSILEGIPRQLPSLIRAKRLQERAARVGFDWPHSEDVWKKVEEEWDELQDARRTRGREGVEEEMGDVFIALVNLGRFLDVDADTAITKSINKFIYRFGEIEKEFARTGKDITTATLEEMDAIWNQAKQKEKDGNKSLL; encoded by the coding sequence ATGAATAAAAAACTGAGCGACCTCGCCGCCATCATGGATCAACTGCGGGACGAAAACGGCTGTCCTTGGGACCGTGAACAGAGCCACGAGTCCCTGAAGCCTTACCTCATCGAAGAAACCTATGAAGTGGTGGAGGCCATCGAATCGGGCAAGCCGCAGCTTTTGAAAGAGGAACTGGGCGATCTGCTGTTCCAGATAGTCTTCCATTGCCGTCTCGCCAAGGAGCGGGGCGAGTTTACCCTCGAAGACGTGATCGAATTCATTAGTGAGAAAATGATCCGCCGCCACCCGCATGTATTCGCCAGCGACGACGCCAAGACCGCCGCCGAGGTTTTGGGTAAATGGGAGCAGATCAAGGCGAAGGAGAAGAAGCGCGATTCCATCCTCGAAGGCATCCCGCGCCAACTGCCGAGCCTCATCCGCGCCAAGCGGTTGCAGGAGCGGGCCGCGCGGGTGGGGTTCGACTGGCCGCACAGCGAGGACGTCTGGAAAAAAGTGGAAGAGGAGTGGGATGAGTTACAGGACGCCCGCCGCACCCGCGGGCGCGAAGGGGTGGAGGAGGAGATGGGGGACGTCTTCATCGCGCTGGTGAACCTGGGGCGGTTCCTCGATGTGGACGCCGACACCGCCATTACCAAGTCCATCAACAAGTTCATCTACCGCTTTGGCGAGATCGAAAAAGAGTTCGCGCGGACGGGGAAGGATATCACCACCGCGACGCTGGAAGAAATGGACGCCATCTGGAACCAGGCCAAGCAGAAGGAAAAAGATGGAAATAAAAGTCTACTATGA
- a CDS encoding YbgC/FadM family acyl-CoA thioesterase: MEIKVYYEDTDCGGVVYYANYLRYFERARTERFERRGIDLAAYQDKGVVFAVVHADIDYKSPARYGDVLEVETTIEGVKGSSFTVQYIIRRKKDGAVLVTGGTRMACVNGEMRPIRLPDKIRAALLAS, translated from the coding sequence ATGGAAATAAAAGTCTACTATGAGGATACCGACTGCGGCGGCGTGGTCTACTACGCCAACTACCTGCGCTATTTCGAGCGCGCCCGCACCGAGCGCTTTGAACGCCGGGGTATAGACCTCGCCGCGTATCAGGATAAGGGCGTCGTCTTCGCCGTCGTCCACGCCGATATCGACTATAAATCGCCCGCCCGCTACGGGGATGTTCTGGAAGTCGAAACCACCATCGAAGGGGTGAAGGGGAGCAGCTTCACGGTGCAATACATCATCCGGCGCAAGAAGGACGGCGCGGTGCTGGTCACCGGCGGCACACGCATGGCCTGCGTGAACGGCGAGATGAGGCCGATTCGCCTGCCGGATAAAATACGCGCCGCCCTCCTAGCCTCGTGA